The Octopus sinensis linkage group LG18, ASM634580v1, whole genome shotgun sequence genome segment gaaaaaaaaagtatcataTATGGATACTCACAAATATGAATTCATACATGTTACCtgtatattacacaaacacatacatattgtatatatacatatatatatatatatatagatacacacacacacacacatatatacatacaaggtgtcccagaattaactatttcagtaaaattcaacaattttttaaagaattttaagaaCTCACTTTTAATTACTTTCATCACGTTTAATATATGTTAAAAgtgttaaaatttataattttcctcttttttcttttgataattttatttccattctcGATGGATCCCACTTATCTGCCCACGAGTGGTTTTTCCAATTTGGCTGCAACCATTTTCTGTAACTTCATCCCCAGGATGGAGCAATAGTTTGGCTGAACTTAAAGAATGCATTCAATTAGCAGTGCAGGAGATAACTCCTGAAATGCTTCACAATATGGTTCACAACACTAATTTGCATGGATACAAAGCATatcttgaaaattttcaatacagTTTTCACATAAGATTTATAAATCCATTTCTTTTGGTATCACATAATGATCCATTAAACATAAaattgtcagttttttttttattttttaaattgcttATTTCATTGAAAGAGACAGTTAATTTTGATACAccctgtacatgtatacacatttttcacatatatattcacatcagcaCAATTCACAAATTCATTCACCTGGATGCTGTGGGTGCCTTGGAAACAAAATGACAGTTGCCATAAACTGTGGAGATTCACATGGTACAATCCTGCCTGAAGCTTCACTTTGAAAGATGGTGTATGTATAATCTTTATCTGAAGAAGACCCAAACAACAAAGTGTCAATAGCAatctcaaaaatattaaaaattttaattattgattGAAATGTCACATCTGGTTATGATTGACTTATTTAAATGCCAAATTTAAGCACACGAAAAAATTAAGGCAATGGAAcagcaggaaaaaaaatatataagtaataataatttaggcgcgaaatgaatatttttgaagagCTTTCCTCTTGACAATGTTGTTTGGGTCttaatttgaacttgaaatcatTGTTGTTCCAGTTTAAAGGAACTAAAGATATATGCTATCAGTCTATAGAGAGCCAAGTAAAATACTCACTATTACAGTAAACTTTAGCAATCCATGTAAATAAGAGAACAAAAGATTTCAAGTCCAAATGCTGTTAACCATCTGCTAACAAATTAACTTGGCAGTTTACTTCAGAGCAACGGAGGCCCGTAATCATATTTGAGCACCAAAAGCAGTttggaaatatacaaatattttagaaataaattaagaGTATCTTTGttacagagaagaaaaaatatatatttaaaatctccaaaaattattcaaaaatttcCAATAGTGACTGCAGCCttaatcatttattaaaattaggattatacatactatataatccAAAATTAAACtgtttttaaatacaattataaactttaataataataataataataaatagtttcaCATACAATTTTAAGATACTCTTAAGACAGGAAATGAACTGTCAACaactgaaaatatacatattcatatggttGTTTATTAGCACTGATaaactgtatatgcatatgtatatttttgtgtgaatatatatatataaagtgtatgtaaatatgaatgtctgtgtgtgcatacaaacagTGATAATGCAATGATGAAACAAAAACTAAATCATACTTGCCTTGGACAGTTGCAAAATAAACCACAcataacaaaaaatattacaCTGACCTGTATCTAGGTCTAGATCTTGGTGCATAAGGATAATATCCAGATCCCATGCCACCTCTGAAATAACTCCCTCGTCGGGAACGCCCTCTGCCACGGTTTGTAGTGCTGATACCAGGCCTATTAGTTCTCTTAGCCATTACCTTTTTGAcaaagtagataaaaaaaaaacaagaaaaaatattgaaatgttcTTGAAGTTTCTTTAAGAATAAGAATGTAAAGGAGTCCAGGACGGCTAAAATGGCCTAAACCatattttgcaaaataaatagaaaaaaaaaaaagaaaaaaagagttacTAATAACGATAAATGACTTActgaaggaattaaaaaaaaaaaagtaaagaaaaaattaaaaagttaccaataatgataaatatcttaATGAAGAAACttagaaaaacgaaaaagaaaaaaaagaaaagaaaaaagaaaaagagcaggGATgggtgtaaaaagaaaaaaaaataactgaatcGACTTGGGTTAGTCAACATTTTTTTAGGGTCCTACTACTCACCTGtagtctgaaataaaaaaaatatttatagtacaatgagaaaaatgcattaaaaaaaaatttcatcacactttttttctttaccttttttctttcctcttgctATTTTTTCAAGTAATATTTTCTGGAAGAATTTTTTTATGCCTTtagtattgaatatatatataaatatatatactgttcatcCATCAGAAAAAAAAGCTGCCATttggaataaattattatttatcttaaCTTGCTAAGCACTGAATAATATCTAAATAagccttgattttttttctcttttctttttacttttttttttctaggtataTCGTCTtataatgttttaattaaaagCATAGCAAAATGTGGGATAGCTTCTGCATCCTAAGTCTTCTAGTATATCTAAACTGACTGATGGAATTTCTGGAAATGGAAGTAGCAGCCATTGATGCTCAAGACACAAAAAGTTAGTGCCAGCTGAGCTTAGATCAATATCAAACACACTGCCAGAATTACAAGAGGCCATGTCTGTAGAGTAGTTACAACTGGGGTTATGTTAAAACTAAGGCTTACCTTCAACGTGTGGCACTTCTGCGGCAGACATCCAACACCAATTCCACAATTTTACACAAGTAGCTGGTATTAGAAAACGCCCCATTTTCATTTCgccataataaattttttttccagaaattttttaagattttttgctttttttcatttttttctaacttttttctagctttttttttgtatcttaatttttttagcaaattttttttcctgcttttttaaatttttttttcaagttaattTCTTATGTTGGAGCAATCTCATGATACCAGTATTTCTCCTCTTGAAATGCAAAGCCTCATCTGCAAGCCAACCTGTTCTAAACAAAATGGCCGAAAGATCAAATACTGACAGGAAAgcttacaaaaatacaaaatgtatatatctttttttctctcttgtttctttttaGGATCTGTCGGCACCTCAGTGTATACATACTAACATGATGGGATGATCATGTATGTAAAGAGGCATACAGTGCAGAGTTAGAGATAAAATACAACACAAGATCTTGGAATGTAATAGAATTTCAAAAACAGCATATTTAAGCATTGATGTTACAATTCActacaaaaatgacaaaaaaaaaaaggaaagaaaaaataaaaagttcaGGTAGAACTCTGAGCATCCAATATAAATTAGACGCCATTGCAGGTAACTCGATAGCTGACAACTTAATTATATAATCGTTCATTTTTTAAGTGCAATGTAAATCATGGTTAAATAGCCAAGCAATACTTCCAAGATCTCTGTTTTTTAATTACATACACAATGCCCAATCTAACTAGCCTTTAAGATAAGGCACCATTCTTCAATATCTTTTCTTTggtgtgtatttttttaagtaaACTTTTTCCCCAACCTTATGGTGGGTGACTCCCGCTACATTAAAAGGAAAATTTAATATCTCAACTAGTAACAGCTATATTAGAAACTAGAATGGAGTTATTGTTGTGTGTGAAAGGTTTTAACCCCCAACCTCCTTTTATTTCACTGGTTTTAGTGAAGTCAATGCAATGATGTAGTTTACTTACCTTGATTTGTCTTGCTCTAAAGAGGGACTCATCTAAAGCCATAGCAGTTCCTACTGAGTCTTTATCAGCAAATTCCACGTATGCAAACCTAAAATTAACAAAGACTCAAATCATGAACAACACACCAAGaaagtatatttaaaaacaaaaacctaCTTTGTAATAAGTGAATATCTGGTTTCAATTTCCCTTATttccaataataaaaagaataccaATGGAAACAACAAAAATGGTTTCCCCCAGTCTCGTCACTTAGggtccacttttctatgcattCATGGGTCAGATCGATTTTCTACAGCCACAAACCCTTCCTACTTCCCAAAAAAGGTTTCCAGATAATTGAAAACAACCTTGAATTTTTGACAATTTAGAACCATTATGCTAAgggtacaaatacacatatatagacaactatgtatcatcatcatcgtttaacgcccgctttccatgctagcatgggttgactgaggactggtgagccaaaggctgcactaggctcaatctgatctggcaaagtttctacagctggatgccctttctaatgccaaccattccgagagtgtagtgggtgctttttatgtgctacctacacgggagccagtctggcagcactggcaacgattaCGCTCGAATGCTGTGTTCCATGTACCAGTAAGGCGATCACCCTCAAATAGTGATTTTCAGATGTCACCGGCaaggagccaatccgtggccctggcaactATCACACTCAGATGTGTtgttaacgttccactggcacaagtgccaatcaggtggtactgtcattggtcatgtcatatatatatgacaagtttctttcagtttccacctacgaattccactcacaaagtttgcGTTGGCCTGGAGCTGAAGTAgcagatacttgcccaaaatgtcacataatgggactgaacccaagaccacatggttgaggagcaaccacacagccatgtctactcCCTAGTGGAATATAACTGTAGAGAGTAAAGAAACTACAAACtgattaaataataatagaaaaatttaAGGTTTCAAGAAGAGTGTAGAATTCTCCATCCAAATTAGCTTCACACAAGACATCAACCatattttaatattgtttatcGGCCGTTTTGCCTAATTtactaatgaaatatatattgactGGACATCACAAttccataaaaataaaaactgatacTTACCCTTTTGGGTGTCCACTGTATTTGTCACACAAGATAGTTACTCTGTTAACTGAACCACAACCATGAAAATGTTGTTCTAGTTCTTCAGCAGTGGCACCataatcaacctttaaataataacaacaacaactttaaagTGGAGAATATTAAGCAAGTTGATATGGAGGTCTAAATCAACTAATAAATTATCACTATTAATCAGGTATAGAAAACTGAGAaggtatttaataaaaataaccatCTATGTGTATCATACACACTACTGATAGACCAGTCACCGCAGTATTTGTTACGGTTAAGGTTCTTGTGTTAAAAACACATCAGAGATTGATGAAAATGTCTCAGCCACATCAGGCATTCCCAATGATTGCTGCCAGAACAAAGTTTTATCTCCCTGATATTGTGATTTTAACACAGCAGGACTATAAGAGATGCTATCCCAAGGgaaatactgcagtaactggcctatcaacaGTGTGTAGACAATAagtatgatcatcattattattaaataataaattctcatataaGTACAAGGTCAAAAATGTTGGAGAACAGTCAATTATATCCAATCCCCAGTACTTGTACTaataaatactattatatatatcaagatttaCTTACATTACCAACAAATATAGATCGCTGGTCAGCTTCCATTTTCTCTTCAAACGTAGGAAAATTTGgtgctaaaataaaatacaatgatcTTAGGATTATCAATCTATTATAGTCATGCACAAGTAACAGATTAAATGGACTCTAGCCACTGCAAACACATTTGGGTAAAGTCTCATATAACAAACATCATGCCAATAGAATTGTTAATCCATCTCTTAGAGTACtaattttcacacacaaaaactccACCTGATTTTGCTGTAGCCATCACTAGAACCTACAAATTTTCATGAAGAACAACTAAAATATTATGGTAGACAAATGAATGTTTAACATTGAATTAATGCACGGGTCATTAAAAAAGGTTAATGCAGCAAGGGGATAAAATGTATGGCAGGTAGACAATAGCAATGTTTAGATGTTCTCCGTATATGATACACCATACTTACTGACATAAAATAGTTtggcagaggtaaagaatacatacaccacctgttttcagtGCAACAAAAATCGTAACCTCAAACACCAGGTGTGCATGTTCTTTACTATTGCCAACAGTTTACATGAGTAGACATGGATTTAAGCAgattttaagaaagaaagaaaaatgcagcAAGTTCAATGGAGTCTATCTTTTGCTGATGTCTAAGACTAAACAAATGTCAGGGAGTTGTTTTCTGCACTTCTACAGTACAGTTTTTATTCTATCAGatagttatttttaattaactttttaatgCTTACTGCTTTGAACTTTTAGAATCTACAAATAACTATGCGTTAAGGCATTCTTTCCAACCACTTTTGGGTTGAGTCTCACATCATGGTTCCTTCGGCAAGTATCCTCCTCTATAGCTctaggttgaccaatgccttgttgagtggatctggcagatggaaacttgaagaagccactgcatgcctgtgtttgtgtgctgtTGCTTCCTTGCCTGTCATTGCACAATGGTTGTAAACAAGAGTTACCATATTGCAATAATccttccaatcttccatggaaacatgccCAATGATGTGGAAACAAGTGAGAATTGGCAACAGGAAattggccatagaaaatccacctgacCCAGACAAATATGGAAAAGCATACGAAAGAGACCATACTAAGCATGATCTTAGGATACAATGGATTAAACACCTGGAACATACTTGATAATAGGGATGTACTGGGTTAAGAAACAAGAACAAATTATtctctaaattattttatttattccattaCAGTACCTATGAAAAAATACTTTGTTGTGGAACTCAATGCCAAAAAAACCCACACTTACTTGCAGCACTAATATTCATCTGTTTTTCTACCTCACTCTGCAACTCTTTTAATTTTTCTgcttcttcctccatctctcttacTCTTGCTTTAATAGCTTCTAATTCCTGTTGAAGAAATTCCAAGAAcaatacaaatatgaaaatttcatgttttaaCAAAGACAGCGAGGAAGCAAAgaacaaaatattgttatatacgaAAAAAGTACGTTTGATTCAGACCGTTTTCTCCGGGATACACAGTATAAAAGCGAAAATGATGCTCTAAACTCGAAATTCCTAATCAAGACTTCTTGACTGTAATTTAGGGATTTGGAAAAGTTTAATTATAAATTGAATGCAAATTGTCTGCTCGATCAGAAACGGTAAAAATTTacccaacaaaataaaatataacgaaATTGTTTGTAGTAACGTTTAATCACAGAAGGTATAATATAATCATTCCTATGTCGAGTTGGGCTAAAACACTATTTAAAGCAACGAGTTCTCACGacacgtaaatatataaaaccaCGTGTGCCACAACATATAAGTAAAACGACTGCAATTTCTTTTATCTCTGTTGAAGTTTAATTCTTGGTATCTTTAAATGTTTGCAATTACTCCTTTCCACACGGAAGGAAGATGCTGATTAAACTATCCAGAAGGGGAAATGTGAAAATTCCCGAAACATAGGGGAAATCCAATTACATTAAAATAACCGCTGTCTATTGATTGACTGCAGAGGTGGATGCGTTAAAATGCTTGATGAAATGTAGCAACGTACACATTTTAAATGAAcaacttcagctatatatatatatatatatttattatatacatacatacatattgcatgtTGTCTCAAAATATTCGACATTTTGTAGCGATTATCATTTATGTCATAAAGACTTTTGTGAACACGAGAATTTATGAtgctaaaaaaaatttcttaacaCCTTCGCATTATTCAAACACCGAATCGTTTGcatgaa includes the following:
- the LOC115221307 gene encoding polyadenylate-binding protein 2 isoform X1 encodes the protein MMADTENGEQESFNMDSSVDAIGVTGNDESVEDPELEAIKARVREMEEEAEKLKELQSEVEKQMNISAATPNFPTFEEKMEADQRSIFVGNVDYGATAEELEQHFHGCGSVNRVTILCDKYSGHPKGFAYVEFADKDSVGTAMALDESLFRARQIKVMAKRTNRPGISTTNRGRGRSRRGSYFRGGMGSGYYPYAPRSRPRYSRFRRSLWYQPY
- the LOC115221307 gene encoding polyadenylate-binding protein 2 isoform X3; protein product: MMADTENGEQESFNMDSSVDAIGVTGNDESVEDPELEAIKARVREMEEEAEKLKELQSEVEKQMNISAATPNFPTFEEKMEADQRSIFVGNVDYGATAEELEQHFHGCGSVNRVTILCDKYSGHPKGFAYVEFADKDSVGTAMALDESLFRARQIKNRLACR
- the LOC115221307 gene encoding polyadenylate-binding protein 2 isoform X2, which produces MMADTENGEQESFNMDSSVDAIGVTGNDESVEDPELEAIKARVREMEEEAEKLKELQSEVEKQMNISAATPNFPTFEEKMEADQRSIFVGNVDYGATAEELEQHFHGCGSVNRVTILCDKYSGHPKGFAYVEFADKDSVGTAMALDESLFRARQIKVGLQMRLCISRGEILVS